The following is a genomic window from Aphis gossypii isolate Hap1 chromosome X, ASM2018417v2, whole genome shotgun sequence.
TGTGTAAAATACAGATAAATGTGTTACACGACATGACTAATTTTACTGAAATAGAGATTAGgttgaaatgtatttgttgATTTACAAGGATATACCCTGTCAAATACCATACGATATTCTCCCTGTTGAGCTATTATAGCCTCTAGCAAATtccgaaaatatttatgtaatttaatttaatctaaacaAAGTATCGAAGTTAGTCCGGAaatgatattttgaaaatagattaatagcattcgtatagaaattatttctattatatatttttactcaaattaattgtttttcacattttttacttCTGTGTATTCATTCAGATATTCAAAAACCtatgttcataataaaaattttcattcttccaattaggtaatttatttgttattttgctGTCTATACTCGGTGCTATATTTTAGGAGAAATCctcttaaagtattttttggataattttaatattatgattgagtTAGGATGTTGATGATctaaaaaacacacaaaaacaccttaaaaaattgcaaaaaagcTTATGAAACTTCAAAAAATGAACTTAAAAATGATCTATAACaatctaattaaataagtgaaaataatttattaagtctaataattttttttagagataTGGGCGTGCTAATGAGTGTaatagtgatttaaaatatgaattataatgtagtatacatttatgttttcaacattatttaagattattaaaaataaattaaaaaggaaaatattaaaaaaaaaattaaagcgaATATGATATGAGTATTTCTGAAAGATAACTTGTTTTATCAATGTATAACACCAATAaccccataataataatattaaaataattttttttaatgttacacaaattttgtttaaaatctaaaatttgagaaaaatacactaatttgtacaaaaactgtgaaaaattacctaaaatttaaaaagttacataaaatgttgaaaaattacgttaaaaattaaaaaaatgaatttaaagctaaaaatgactaaaaaattaaaattaaattagaatattctGCATCAAGGGATTACGAATCAAAGTTTTAGATAAGATAGCGCTATACCTATAGaatctaagaaaaaaaatgcaaaagtcATCAACATcttaactttaattataatattttattcatactttctattttaaaatgatatttcattaataatttatttatcaatctttatgatttatcaatagaatacatacctatgtaagttatataaaacattatcattAAGTTATGCTTTAAATTGAAACATGTTGTAGAATGTTGGTTGTGATTGTTATAAGTTTAGTTATATTCAGGTATTATAGTAGGACATAAATGTGTAATGGGGTTGGATCAAAATGTTCAGCCACTATAACTGTCGATTTACTCTACATCCGTACTCCTCTACCGTCATTTCCGGGTAACTTTTAAACACCaactttgataaataaatgtgcTATATAGTCAATTTtgcattagttatatttaccaaccaaatattgaaaaacgaATATAAAACTATGAGATATGTAAAAACAAGTTGATTAAAGAAACGgagaaaattcaattttttacgaaaattaATCGCAAACATGTGAAACATGTTAAACATGTAACAATTAATTTGACCAATTAATccaattaatagaataatgaCTTTCATcgatattagttataatcatTAAGCTGATTGTttgattagttatatttatcaatgtatCACAATATGataagaaaatttatattagtcattagatattacttattaagtaatttggtaaatataattatttattgttagttgttatgctgtataatatcaagaaataaaataaaatacataggataagtcattattattattaaaattctgtaatacatataatattatattgtgattttgtaaaatttaatcaaatcgGTTTTTCCCATGGCCGTATAAGACTCAATTCAAATACGCCGCAAccatgtacattattttttacatcttTTATCTTCACcgttagtttatattttccataaaaatacACCTTTGGAAAGTTATGGTTTTCAATTTCCTTCAAATCCATTCCTGATGAAATATACGTGccctgaaaaaatattgttattaaagtgTGTGCTTGCGTCATAAATACAACAttgatgattataattataatttaaaaaattagttccACTGTTGGAGGGCATTTTGaagtaaaatagtttaacatatataataaaatgacaaatgaaaatatacatagaatatagatgcattaaatattaaaacattaacacTATGAAATACAATTCAGATAATTACACAGTACACagatattagattataaattattgaaggcATATGCATAATCAATTGATAGGTAAGATCaacttaactatttattaaacacataaaaagtatagaatatttaatttttattacaaaacggGCTATGGCCCAAAgtacagaaaaatatatacataataataataataatagaaaaatacttataaattatattaacataaagacaaagttacaaattattaagaaaaatgaaaCATCGGGTTCCTCATTAGCAATACGTATCATTctaaacataggtatattacgaGAGTAATTAGTGGTGCAAAGATGAATGAAAAACGGGTAAGTTGTTCGAAAGTGGAATATagggattttaaaatttagctgACTTAACAATACAGGACGGTCTATAGAGCCACTTATGATGTTACGTAGGAACACTTTATTTGCAGGTACACGGCCATCTGGTTTGTTAATCCAAGCCGCTTAAGTACAGGATCATATTCAAGCGATATGTGGTCAATATAGGTGGATCACAAATAACAACACTTTATTCAAGGATAGACCTGACAAGTGTACAGAATAACGCTATAAGTGgtgatatcaaataaaattccaaGAAGACCCTTTTTATAAAGCTAAGTGTTTTCAAAGCCTTGCAGCATGATTTTTCAATATGATCGTGGAATGTTAGTTCCCAATCAAGAGTAATACCTAAATCATTTACCATACTATCAGCATTGGTGAGTAAGGAATCATACCGAGCGTATTTAGATATAATGGGTAATTGGATTCTGTGGAAAAACATGGAATGAcactttgaaatattaaattcaagtcCAATGTTTTTAGCCCATATGCCAATCGTATCAACGTCCCTTTGAAGTAAAATGCAGTCATTTTTAGAACGGatctctaaaaataattttaaatcgttggcaaataataaaaattgattgttttaaataacacaCTTGATGCTATTAATGAAAAGTATAAGGGAAAAGTTTCCCCAATGAGGGACCCCAAATGGAACAAAATTAACCTCAGACTTCTTACCATAAAACTTTGTATATTAAGTGCGATTAGTTAGATAATAGCTAAACCAGGATAGTAATGGTTCTCCAAATCCATTAGATTCGAGAATATTCACCAGAGTCTTTTGGTGAACGTTGTCAAATGCTTTTCGAAAATCGGTGTAGATTACATCTACTTAGTTACTATTAGAGAATGCGTTTTTCacttaattaacaaataccAAGTTGCAAGTAGTTGCTGAAAGACCCGGCCGAAATCTGTGTTATTTATCCACTAAAGTTACATTAACAGAAGGCTGAATGCTACGCAGAACGATTGATTCGAAGAGTTTAGGTATATAACTGATTATTGTGATAGGTCGATAGTTACCTACATCATATTTGTCACCCGATTTAAAAGTTGGCGTTACAGAACTGAGTTTAAATATCTCAGGGAAGACACCAGAGTCAAGGTTTTTGCGAAAAAGCAGTAAAAGTTGAACACAAAGCGAGGAacgtatatcataatatcatatagaaAAATACCAGATAGGCCATCAGGACCAAtagatttgttattttttagttaggtAAGTCCATTTTGATTTGACATAAATCAAAGAGACAATTACTAGAAAAATCGTGGTACATATTGGAAACCGAAGAAGGAACATAGTCTACATGAGAGTTAAAATATactgaattaaaatgtttagaaaatgGAGTGGCaacatcatttatttttcactagCTGCTCCAATTAGTCTAACAGTTTTTGGGATAGATTGACTGGATCTATGTTTCCTAATGAATTCCCAGAATTTAGAAGGATTAGAATTGAAAGTGGATTCAGTGgttcttataaaaaacatatagcaTTGTTtggacaaatatttatattgaaccCGAAGAAGGGAAAAACTTTGACAAATGTCAagatttttagtgtttttaaatattgcatgagcttttttttttttgaataccaAACTGATTAAGTCCATAGAGAACCAATCAGGAAAATAGaaggaaaaaaatttacactTGGCACAAAGCGAAGTACTGATGTATGTAAGGCATCTAGTAGGGTCATAGATAATGAAGAAATTGATGGGTCATGCTATTGTACTCATCTGTGACGGAAGAGAACTTTTGTTACCAATATGGTTTCAAAATGTAGCACAGGTTATTGAATATTGGTATTATAGGTTTTATCAGCTTAtcaccataaataatatatatataatatacctaacccGGTAACCACTGTCTAACCACTGTGGTAACATAAGTTCTCTACGACCACAGAACGCTCTGTGTATAAGGTATAGGGATGGCTCATCcatttctttattatctatgagtAGGGTCCGCGCTGCACCGTTATAGTCGAGCTGTGAAATAGTATTAGCCCAGTTGTAcgataataaaagttattaatacttGCATAAACGGCTCGTTGAAAGTCAAAGAAGGATTGAGTGGAACTAATTACTGGCGAGACGACTTTAGGATGGGTGAAAAGGAGAAGGGATGGGAAAAGGAGCGTATGAATACTGAGTTGGTCATGGCTAACAAAGATTAGATCTAAAAGGgaaccaaaataattaaaaacattgttaatCTGGAAGAAGTTATTAAGTGCAATAGTTTCGGGAACACAATGAATTTGCAAACTAGCTTTAGTGGAGTATATTAAAACTGTGTCATAATTAGACCAAGAGATACcaggtaaattaaaatcaccacaaaaaataaacgcGTGGATTACATGATAAGATATCAAATCTGAAATAGTGCTCATAAATATCTCGTAAGACAGCGTCGGAGAGTTAAGAGGTATGTATAACCACCAATAATAAACTTAGAACAATTGATAACAATCTTACAAACAATTGttcgttatttatatttaaatccgAGATACAACGAGAAGGAATGTCCGAACGCATACCAATAAGGACACCACCGCCTCTTGAACAAATACTACTAGAACTACTTCTGTcacatctaaaaatattatagttttttaaactttattagaGGTCAGAAAAACATCATGGAGCCAAGTTTCAGTtatcactaaaaatatatgtacaaagcaaacaatattacatttaaaattaattaacttagaTCTAAGACCACGAAAATTCTAGTAAAATCCGAAAGATACGTTATTATGATTGTTGCTGGTTATTCTCGGAACAtcagtattattatctaaGCTTATCTAGCTAAGTTTCAGGACTGAATTCAACTTGATTGTAGTCCGTTGCTGTTGGTAGTTTTTTGACCGATgggaaattatttttgcaaCACCATTTATGTAAGAATACTAAGATCAGCCTCTCCAGATTGAGATAAAGCTCCAACTCTGCATGACAAGACCGAAGTAACAGCCGTTCAAGGGTGGTTTTATctcttaatattttgaaattatctgGGATAAGaagatcattttttttgacTGTACCAAAGTCAGAGATAATGGAAACTGCTTCGTTCTTAGATTTACAAATGATTTTGAGTGGACGAAGATTTTCAGAAGACGGTTTTCCGAGTCGAATCAGTTTGAAGTTTGATGGTAAATTAATAGAGAGAGGTAATACAATATCAGacaatttagttttatcatCAGGAACACGGCTAAAAATATCTGTAGAACTTGACTCGGGAAGGCTATAAACTATGACATTGAAAGCACCCTTGTCTTTTTCAACAGATTCTTGAAAAATTTGGACAGAGGTTATTGGTGCTATATCAACTAAGGTAGTATCAATACTAGTACCTAACCTTGGATCTGAGTGCTGAAAGTTCATTGCGTAGGAGATCATTCTCTGTTTTAAGTTCGACCActtggttatttatattatttatgaattttattcaaatcggAAAATTGGCTTGAAAAAGTATCAGCCAAGAAtttgttagaaattaaaatatcagattGGGAAGACTGCTAGTTTGATGTGGCCACCAACAAATCACTCATAGTCGGTTCAGAGACAGGTAGCGATTTTTTAGAAGAACAAGTATTCACAGTGTGAATAGCAGGGAACGAGTCTTGCCTTTTGTGGTATGAATAGTAAAAGTGTTGACAATTTTGAGATGACAATACCGATATGAGAGATTATTACTCACTGCAGCACCCTGTACAAAGAAGAAAGGCTATTTGACACGCAGTGTAGTATGAGACTCCAACGATTATGGTCCGTGAAAATGATAATCACTGGGCACACGGTTAATATGAGATCACAACATTAAGTGTGCTACAGAGCACACGGTGTATATGGCATGAGTCGCGAACCCGTATCTCTACGGTTAAGTTAATTAGCCGGTGGCAAGCGGTAGCACGACAGAAAAGACTGATACAGCGATAAGACTTTAAATAACTGAGAGTATATGGCGGCAGTATATTGTaatgaaacttaaaaatggACCTTAACGGAAAGATTTTAGTTAGACCAACTCAAAAGTGACTAAGGACTAAGACTAAGTGAATCTAAGGactcacaatttataaaacggACAAGAGAAAGAACGCAAAAAACCGCCGACTATAACCggagaaattaaattaaaacagtgAGCGTTATTACGTAAATTTTGGTATCTCATGTTTCAATgcgatattaaataatcctttatttgaaatataacaaatacttTAAGTTGTAAGTGACTTTTACGTCCTTTTAAGTGGTATACGGCATTATACTTCATATAGAAGTGCATTTTGCAAGATGGATGTCGTTGatataatggtttttaaaattgtctatatactatacttagttaaatttagttatcaATTTTCTTAACATTAAAGTCGTACAAGTAGGACAGTAGGTTACTCAACAATCGTAAGTTATATAAAGAGGATAGTTTAtcgtatttgatattataatagtattgcgATGAATTCCGATTAGATATGTTtacttaattcataattaacataaaattgatttgttatatttatacattaccgGTGAAATTGGACAGTTATacgaagaaaatttaaaattctttatcaTAGAATTCCACGCACTTCCAAAGAACATTTTCATACTACTACATGCATTCTTCGCTATATAAACCATTGCATTTGGCTTCCAACCACCAGTTAAACTCCAAGATGCAGCGTTTGtatcaaactattaaaaaaataagtttatttattaagtttatataaaagtaagtaaatcgaattataatttaatgcttTTCACTTCAatcttaaaatcaaataaaatgactGAATAAACTATTTGACAAACAggctatataggtattaatttatgtattttgagttgaaaagtataggtataattttaaaatattttgtgtccatgaaaatatattctagTCGATAACTCTATGATTAACTATTGACATGGgtcatttaaattcaaataaataaaatatccccATATTAAGTGAACtacttagttaaataaatatatactattactgttaaaatcattattaaaatatatatatacttactgtATAACTATCATCTAAAGGTTTTAACACTGTAAAATTTCCTTTCATTTCAGTAATATTTGATGTTCGTTTACTGAAATAGACATTGCcttgaaatgtatttgttgATATACAAGGATATACCCTTTCAAATACTGTACGGTATTCTCCCtgtaataagaattaattataaaaatgttatattttaatcttcataaataaacattaataatcattgatagtcttaaaaaatataagttatattataataaaatgttgcagaatattaatttaccaaaGGCAAGTTAGGCAGAAAAATGGTGTTTGACTcgaccaaataaaaaaattcaaaaagaacaaaaactttttttataatcatgtttttgttaataatttatttcaacaacgatctataatcttatattatgtttttgattgGAAGAATGACAAACAGTTTTCAATAGTAAAAACATTCACACATTTAGTGTAGTTGACATGCTTGAGCTATTATAGCCTCTAGCAAATTCCgtgaatatttatgtaattttatttaatctgaaCAAAGTATCGAAGTTGGTCCGGAAgtgatattttgtacatagatTAAATTCGTAGTATCtatgattgtttaaaataaaatcacgtaCTTTTTTGTAAATGATTTGTAtagaaatgatttttattttatattatttactcacATAGtcacattaattgttttttacattttttacttctGTATATGCATAAAGATattcaaaaacttaatttcataataaatatttttattccaagtaggtacctaattgtttgttatttttaccgtctatattttatactctataTTAAGAGGAATACTCAgagtatttttagttattttatgtagtttAGTAATTTGGTATGATTTATTATGCGAAATTAATGTCactagtaaattattacaatctatatcattaaatattatcgaatCAATCAATAAGATAAacaataccaaaatatttttacaaaaatatcgtAGTgatgaaaatgttgaaaaaatacttaaacaaacAAGTAACTTAGCAAATTAACTTGGAGTACAAGATAGTTTTTCTAAGAAAATGtcaatctaaatttttaaagtatgtaaaacttatattttttgaacatttacaagtatttaaaatcgttaacGTTAtgcgattttgtaaaaatttaaaatgcagaTGCTCATAacgttttttcttataatgacTCTCAGttttgtaatgaaataatgagtCAAAAATAAGCTCGTACGTTGCTATTAATGAGACTTTAccttataataacaaattaacctGGATGTTACGATCGAGTGCTTtcaacgaataataattgaagaaGCTTGGAGTAGCTATTATCCTAACTTtactattatagatttaagcctatatattattactaataatcgGGATCTTGAAtacagatttataaatattatttactttacacCTTTAGATGTTACACCAGAATTTGCGTTTTCTGATTCAATAATGATCTTGTTATCctgagtatatatatagttataaattaactggTGCGCGACTTGCTAACTATAagattaagtaattaataatattaagcggTGTGACAAATGTGTAGTGACATTGGTTCAAAATGTTCGGCATTATAACTGTCAATCTACTCTATATCCGTACTACTCTAATGTCATTACCGGGTAGCTTTTAACCACCaactttgataaataaatgtgcTATATACCTAGTCAATTTtgcatcatttatatttaggaACCAAAGAttgaatatagaatataaaaccaTGAAATATGTGAAAACTTGTTTATTAAAGCAATGGGgagaattcaattttttatgaaaattaataatattaagggtTGTGATAAATGTGTGACTTTCTCCTCATGTGTAAATTAACCAGTCaactatttgtaatttattattgttacttgtCATACAAAACGAATAGATAGACATTTtgcaaaatagtataaaaaaagactgagtattat
Proteins encoded in this region:
- the LOC126552781 gene encoding uncharacterized protein LOC126552781, whose amino-acid sequence is MIIKKVFVLFEFFYLVESNTIFLPNLPLGEYRTVFERVYPCISTNTFQGNVYFSKRTSNITEMKGNFTVLKPLDDSYTFDTNAASWSLTGGWKPNAMVYIAKNACSSMKMFFGSAWNSMIKNFKFSSYNCPISPGTYISSGMDLKEIENHNFPKVYFYGKYKLTVKIKDVKNNVHGCGVFELSLIRPWEKPI